One Terriglobales bacterium genomic region harbors:
- a CDS encoding DUF4136 domain-containing protein yields MKRLERYTTSRSVSTVLVALFLLCGTLTLEAGPKLDVAWDKNADFSKYRTYAWADHPVTTRPFVGIEIRANADEQLKMKGMTIDKDHPDLILNFYGQVDSMDSVPAADPTYTAVGGTPLPGTTMWTNNSVGTVVSVAKGALLIEMRDASTKHSVWRAIAKGTLKEKSSELQKQVQNSVAKMFQSFPPSKSAK; encoded by the coding sequence ATGAAACGTCTCGAGAGATATACGACTTCCCGCAGTGTTTCAACTGTGCTCGTTGCTCTCTTCCTGCTCTGCGGAACGTTGACACTCGAAGCCGGACCGAAACTCGACGTTGCCTGGGACAAGAACGCCGATTTTTCCAAGTACCGCACGTACGCATGGGCTGATCATCCAGTAACTACTCGTCCCTTTGTGGGAATCGAGATCAGAGCCAACGCAGACGAACAGCTCAAGATGAAAGGAATGACGATCGATAAAGACCATCCCGATCTGATCTTGAACTTCTACGGTCAAGTCGACTCGATGGATTCCGTCCCGGCCGCCGATCCGACCTACACCGCAGTCGGGGGGACGCCGTTGCCCGGGACAACTATGTGGACCAACAACAGCGTCGGTACTGTGGTCTCCGTAGCAAAGGGCGCTCTCTTAATCGAAATGAGGGATGCATCTACGAAGCATTCCGTCTGGCGGGCAATCGCGAAAGGCACCCTCAAGGAAAAATCCTCAGAGCTGCAAAAGCAGGTTCAGAACTCGGTAGCCAAGATGTTTCAGAGTTTCCCGCCATCTAAATCCGCAAAGTAG